One window from the genome of Salisaeta longa DSM 21114 encodes:
- a CDS encoding MqnA/MqnD/SBP family protein, with amino-acid sequence MELAIWNTPPAEYLVSGFTSGAVDGPFTIQRYRPEVCAARLIEGTSDVALLPTSMALQASEAIDVVPSVGLVAWRYPYARLVWNGGLHDFPATIAYDRRAAQERLLTRILMQEHYGKEPAFVPLDAPSLDALRAADADASLLVGPAVPTLEVDAFSMDLGREWYELVNYPMVWGLFVTQRGRTDAAITEPLIASAKAADENRDVWAASHETTPLLAAFYREHLRTGLDRLAIASLTELRKFLFYYNVTEDVPDVPFVSIDEDDEDNATADDSSAPTPNDA; translated from the coding sequence ATGGAACTTGCCATCTGGAATACGCCGCCCGCGGAATACCTCGTGTCGGGGTTTACCTCCGGCGCTGTGGACGGCCCGTTTACGATTCAGCGCTATCGCCCCGAGGTGTGCGCAGCGCGCCTGATTGAGGGCACGTCGGACGTGGCGCTGTTGCCTACCTCGATGGCCCTGCAAGCCAGCGAGGCCATCGACGTGGTACCCAGCGTGGGCCTTGTGGCTTGGCGCTACCCCTACGCCCGCTTGGTGTGGAACGGCGGCCTGCATGACTTTCCGGCGACCATTGCGTACGACCGGCGGGCCGCGCAGGAGCGCTTGCTCACGCGCATCCTCATGCAAGAGCATTACGGCAAAGAGCCCGCCTTCGTGCCGCTCGATGCGCCGTCGCTCGATGCGTTGCGCGCGGCCGACGCGGACGCCTCGCTCCTTGTGGGCCCCGCGGTGCCGACGCTGGAGGTTGATGCCTTCTCGATGGACCTGGGCCGCGAGTGGTACGAGCTCGTCAACTATCCGATGGTGTGGGGGCTGTTCGTCACCCAGCGCGGCCGCACCGATGCCGCCATCACCGAGCCGCTCATTGCATCGGCCAAAGCCGCCGATGAGAACCGGGACGTATGGGCAGCCTCGCACGAGACCACGCCGCTGCTGGCTGCCTTCTACCGCGAGCACCTGCGCACCGGGCTCGACCGCCTGGCCATCGCCAGCCTCACCGAACTCCGTAAGTTCTTGTTCTATTACAACGTGACGGAGGACGTCCCCGACGTGCCCTTCGTCTCGATCGACGAAGACGACGAGGACAACGCCACCGCCGACGATTCTTCCGCACCAACCCCCAACGACGCATGA
- the rplS gene encoding 50S ribosomal protein L19 — MATDLLSLIEGTQTTTERPEFASGDTVNVHLRVVEGDKERIQQYEGVVLSRRGSGPNETFTVRKVSGGIGVERIFPLHSPRIAKIEVRRRGRVRRSKLFYLRDRSGKAARIKERRS; from the coding sequence ATGGCGACCGATCTTCTTAGCCTCATCGAAGGCACCCAAACCACAACCGAACGCCCCGAGTTTGCCTCGGGCGACACCGTAAACGTGCATCTGCGCGTGGTGGAAGGCGACAAAGAACGCATCCAGCAGTACGAGGGTGTGGTGCTCAGCCGGCGCGGCAGTGGCCCCAACGAAACGTTTACCGTACGGAAGGTATCCGGCGGCATTGGCGTAGAGCGTATATTTCCGCTGCACTCGCCGCGCATTGCCAAAATTGAAGTGCGCCGCCGCGGTCGCGTACGCCGCTCGAAGCTCTTCTACCTCCGCGATCGCTCCGGCAAGGCGGCCCGCATTAAGGAACGCCGCTCGTAG
- the trmD gene encoding tRNA (guanosine(37)-N1)-methyltransferase TrmD has protein sequence MRIDIVTALPDIVEEPLRHSIVGRAQSKGALAVHVHDVRDYATDKHRQIDDYPFGGGAGMVLKPEPLVRCVEAITAAAGAPDAVIYLTPDGERLQQPRVNHLSTHEHLILLCGHYKGIDQRVRDTVVTLEVSIGDYVLSGGELPALVLVDAVARLQPGVLGDASSALTDSFQDGLLDAPAYTRPASFRGHDVPAVLRSGDHARIDAWRDAQRLEKTRARRPDLLDD, from the coding sequence ATGCGCATCGACATCGTAACGGCTTTGCCGGACATTGTGGAGGAGCCGCTGCGCCATAGCATCGTGGGCCGCGCCCAATCGAAGGGCGCCCTGGCGGTGCATGTGCACGATGTGCGCGACTACGCCACCGACAAGCATCGTCAGATTGACGACTACCCGTTTGGCGGCGGCGCAGGCATGGTGCTCAAGCCCGAGCCGCTGGTGCGCTGCGTGGAAGCGATCACGGCCGCGGCCGGCGCGCCCGACGCCGTCATTTACCTGACGCCCGACGGCGAGCGCTTGCAGCAGCCCCGCGTAAACCACCTGTCGACCCACGAGCATCTGATTTTGCTGTGCGGCCACTACAAGGGCATCGACCAACGCGTGCGCGACACCGTCGTCACGCTGGAGGTGTCCATTGGCGATTACGTGCTTAGCGGCGGCGAGCTGCCGGCCCTGGTGCTGGTGGATGCCGTGGCGCGCCTGCAGCCGGGCGTGCTGGGCGACGCCTCCTCGGCCCTCACCGATTCGTTTCAGGACGGCCTGCTGGATGCGCCCGCTTACACGCGGCCCGCGTCCTTTCGGGGCCACGACGTGCCCGCGGTGCTGCGCTCGGGCGACCACGCGCGCATCGACGCCTGGCGCGATGCCCAACGGCTCGAAAAGACACGCGCCCGCCGGCCCGACCTCCTCGACGACTGA
- the rimM gene encoding ribosome maturation factor RimM (Essential for efficient processing of 16S rRNA), which translates to MALPDTGMTDAASPPADALVRIGYVFRPHGVRGELKVAPEAESARAFADLATVYVGAAPERARPYDVTGVRTQETKRGLTVLLTLRDVDDRTAAEALAKRTVYAAADDLALDEEELFVHDLIGARVVTDTGTPVGTVADLMPLPGPDVLVIERPGRPDALVPWVEALVPTVDLDAGCITIAPIDGLLD; encoded by the coding sequence GTGGCGCTACCGGATACGGGCATGACCGACGCTGCATCACCACCGGCCGACGCGCTGGTACGTATCGGGTATGTGTTTCGCCCGCACGGGGTGCGCGGCGAGCTGAAGGTGGCGCCGGAGGCCGAGAGCGCCCGCGCGTTTGCCGACCTTGCCACGGTGTATGTGGGCGCCGCGCCAGAGCGCGCGCGTCCGTACGACGTGACGGGTGTGCGTACGCAAGAGACGAAGCGTGGCCTCACGGTCCTGCTTACGCTCCGCGACGTAGACGACCGGACGGCCGCCGAGGCCCTTGCCAAACGCACGGTGTATGCCGCGGCCGACGACTTGGCCCTGGACGAGGAGGAGCTCTTCGTGCACGACCTCATCGGCGCGCGCGTGGTTACCGACACGGGCACGCCGGTGGGTACCGTGGCCGACCTGATGCCGCTTCCGGGCCCCGACGTGCTCGTCATCGAGCGTCCGGGCCGGCCCGATGCCCTCGTGCCGTGGGTGGAAGCCCTCGTGCCAACGGTAGACCTTGACGCGGGCTGCATCACCATTGCGCCCATCGACGGATTGCTGGACTAA
- the rpsP gene encoding 30S ribosomal protein S16 gives MAVKLRLRRMGRKKIPVYSIVATDSRNARDGRYIEDLGRYYPLEQPAEVTLKDERVLYWLDKGAKPSNTVRSLLSKRGLMMTHAMRQRGASEEEIAEAVDAHIEHLEEKGEEIKMTAQMRRQKALEAEEQRARELEEEARKKAEAERKAKEEAERKAKEEAEAAEAEAAESDAADEADEASDAAEDDAASDTAAAGADDADAADEADDTDDETKDA, from the coding sequence GTGGCTGTCAAACTACGCCTGCGCCGTATGGGGCGCAAGAAAATCCCCGTCTATTCGATTGTGGCAACCGACTCGCGCAATGCACGCGACGGACGATACATTGAGGATCTGGGCCGCTACTACCCGCTCGAGCAACCGGCGGAGGTCACCCTAAAGGACGAACGCGTGCTGTATTGGCTCGACAAAGGCGCCAAGCCCAGCAACACCGTCCGCTCGCTGCTGAGCAAGCGCGGCCTGATGATGACGCACGCCATGCGCCAGCGCGGGGCCAGCGAAGAAGAAATCGCCGAGGCCGTGGATGCTCACATCGAGCACCTGGAGGAGAAGGGCGAAGAAATCAAGATGACCGCCCAGATGCGCCGCCAGAAGGCCCTGGAGGCAGAAGAGCAGCGCGCCCGCGAACTGGAAGAAGAGGCCCGAAAGAAGGCCGAGGCCGAGCGCAAAGCCAAAGAAGAAGCCGAGCGCAAGGCGAAGGAAGAAGCGGAAGCTGCAGAAGCGGAAGCTGCAGAATCTGATGCGGCAGACGAAGCCGACGAGGCGTCTGACGCAGCCGAGGACGATGCCGCAAGCGACACCGCCGCGGCCGGCGCCGACGACGCGGACGCTGCAGACGAAGCTGATGACACCGACGACGAAACCAAGGACGCGTAG
- the ffh gene encoding signal recognition particle protein, with amino-acid sequence MFENLSEKLESALQSVTGQGRINEVNIAETMREIRRALLNADVNYQVAKDFTNRVKEAATGEDVLTSVTPGQQLTKIVYDELTAILGGEFKDINMAEKPPTVILIAGLQGSGKTTFSAKLARHLRKKGHAPLLAAADVYRPAAVDQLGKLAGEVGVPVYSVADDDGTIVQDAVRVAREAVDHAREKARDVVIIDTAGRMHVDEQMMEEVADIKAAVDPNEILFVVDSMTGQDAVNTAKEFNEQLDYDGVVLTKLDGDTRGGAALSIRDVVHKPIKFASTGETLDALTPFYPDRMAQRILGMGDVVSFVERAQEQYDEQQAEKLQRKIRSQDFDLQDFYEQLQRIKNMGSIKDLMGMIPGVGRQIKDLDVDDDAFTHIEAIILSMTPEERAHPEIINGTRRRRIAKGSGTKVRDINQLLKQFRDMKKMMKTVSKLTGKGRSVNLQKLMNRFGGGGGFP; translated from the coding sequence ATGTTTGAGAACTTATCCGAAAAGCTCGAAAGCGCCCTTCAGTCCGTTACCGGGCAGGGCCGCATCAACGAGGTGAACATCGCCGAGACGATGCGCGAGATCCGGCGCGCACTCCTCAACGCCGATGTCAACTACCAGGTGGCGAAGGACTTCACCAACCGCGTGAAGGAAGCGGCCACCGGCGAGGACGTGCTCACATCGGTGACGCCGGGGCAGCAGCTCACCAAGATTGTGTACGATGAGCTGACGGCCATCCTGGGCGGTGAGTTCAAGGACATCAACATGGCGGAAAAGCCGCCCACGGTGATTCTTATCGCGGGCCTGCAGGGCTCGGGCAAAACAACCTTCTCGGCCAAGCTCGCGCGGCACCTCCGCAAGAAAGGCCACGCGCCGCTCTTGGCCGCTGCCGATGTGTACCGCCCGGCCGCCGTCGATCAGCTCGGCAAGCTGGCCGGCGAGGTGGGCGTGCCCGTGTACTCGGTGGCCGACGACGACGGCACGATCGTGCAAGATGCCGTACGCGTGGCCCGCGAGGCCGTAGACCACGCCCGCGAGAAGGCCCGCGACGTGGTCATCATCGACACGGCCGGCCGCATGCACGTCGACGAGCAGATGATGGAGGAGGTGGCCGACATCAAAGCGGCCGTCGACCCGAACGAAATTCTGTTCGTGGTCGATAGCATGACCGGCCAAGACGCCGTAAACACCGCCAAGGAGTTCAACGAGCAGCTCGATTACGACGGCGTTGTGCTCACCAAGCTCGACGGCGACACGCGCGGCGGCGCGGCGCTCTCCATTCGCGATGTGGTGCACAAGCCCATCAAGTTTGCCTCCACCGGCGAGACGCTCGACGCCCTCACGCCGTTCTACCCCGACCGCATGGCGCAGCGCATCCTGGGCATGGGCGACGTGGTGTCGTTCGTGGAGCGCGCGCAGGAACAGTACGACGAGCAGCAGGCCGAAAAGCTCCAGCGTAAAATCCGGTCGCAGGATTTTGACCTGCAGGACTTCTACGAGCAGCTGCAGCGCATCAAAAACATGGGGTCGATCAAAGACCTCATGGGCATGATTCCCGGCGTGGGCCGCCAGATTAAGGACCTCGACGTTGACGACGACGCGTTTACGCACATCGAAGCCATCATCCTGTCGATGACGCCCGAGGAGCGCGCGCACCCCGAGATTATCAACGGCACGCGCCGCCGTCGCATCGCCAAGGGCAGCGGCACCAAGGTGCGCGACATCAACCAGCTGCTCAAGCAGTTTCGCGACATGAAGAAGATGATGAAGACCGTCTCGAAGCTGACCGGAAAAGGACGCTCCGTGAATTTGCAGAAACTCATGAATCGCTTTGGGGGCGGTGGCGGTTTCCCCTAA
- a CDS encoding carboxymuconolactone decarboxylase family protein, with protein MNQPDPTDRLDAFNAYRDRMNRRILEDDDHLGIKRFFNLDTAAYRDGALDGRTKELLGLVASMVLRCNDCIDYHLQQCVAAGWSDDELNDAMNVALVVGGSIVIPHLRHAVETIDMLRARAGDDT; from the coding sequence ATGAACCAACCCGACCCCACGGATCGTTTGGACGCGTTCAACGCGTATAGAGACCGAATGAACCGCCGCATCCTCGAAGACGACGATCATCTGGGGATCAAGCGGTTTTTTAATTTGGATACGGCGGCGTATCGTGACGGTGCGCTCGACGGGCGCACCAAGGAGCTGTTGGGCCTGGTGGCCTCGATGGTGCTGCGCTGTAACGACTGCATCGACTATCACCTGCAGCAGTGTGTGGCCGCCGGGTGGAGCGACGACGAACTCAACGATGCCATGAACGTGGCGCTCGTCGTGGGCGGCTCCATTGTCATTCCGCACCTGCGGCATGCCGTTGAAACCATCGATATGCTGCGGGCACGCGCCGGCGACGACACGTGA
- a CDS encoding 5-formyltetrahydrofolate cyclo-ligase, with protein MPADAATDAKNPVEHAKTTLRERFRSYRTSLSASARDAASAVIVRQVLGLPEVQQAATVHTYWPMVERGEIDTRPLIEKLQAAGTRVVLPVVTGYPPDPPTMAHRTFAGRGALTPNRWGIPEPLAGDPVPPEALDAVIVPALGLGRNGHRIGHGAGFYDAFLHDVPAPKVGLTYDACVVSYLPPAPHDVPLDVIVTESSIFRPAA; from the coding sequence ATGCCTGCTGATGCCGCGACGGACGCGAAAAACCCCGTCGAACATGCCAAAACAACGCTGCGCGAGCGCTTCCGCTCGTACCGCACGTCCTTGAGCGCTTCGGCACGCGATGCGGCCAGCGCCGTGATTGTGCGCCAGGTGCTTGGGCTTCCGGAAGTGCAGCAGGCCGCCACGGTGCACACGTACTGGCCGATGGTAGAGCGTGGCGAGATTGACACGCGCCCGCTCATCGAGAAATTGCAAGCGGCTGGCACGCGCGTCGTGCTGCCGGTGGTAACGGGGTATCCGCCCGACCCGCCCACCATGGCCCACCGAACCTTCGCGGGCCGCGGCGCACTCACCCCCAACCGCTGGGGCATTCCCGAACCCCTCGCCGGCGATCCGGTGCCCCCCGAGGCGCTCGACGCGGTGATTGTGCCGGCGCTGGGCCTCGGGCGCAATGGCCACCGCATCGGCCACGGCGCCGGGTTCTACGACGCGTTCTTGCACGACGTGCCGGCGCCCAAGGTGGGCCTAACCTACGATGCCTGTGTGGTGAGCTACCTGCCGCCCGCCCCGCACGATGTACCGCTTGATGTGATTGTAACGGAGTCCTCGATTTTCCGTCCGGCGGCTTAA
- a CDS encoding PspC domain-containing protein — protein sequence MTTRDRSSRRPPVDEAFDSGKTTLDVHDISDDDLDALFFEEDEAETSGGFLNWTSAAGLSLILVGIVYLLAELGLWSGPDFSGLWQALPIIGGILVILMGFGLLSWRSKDDAAPQHAPPLPDVDTDEAPRNDPARERLMRARYEKKLFGVCGGLAKRFGLDPTLVRIAFVIGTVLSSGVPFVIGYIAMAYVMPKEPERSIEERLRALEKEYRA from the coding sequence ATGACTACGCGCGACCGATCGTCCCGCCGCCCGCCTGTCGACGAAGCCTTCGACAGCGGCAAGACCACCCTCGACGTGCACGACATCAGCGATGATGACCTCGATGCCCTCTTTTTTGAGGAGGATGAGGCCGAAACCTCAGGTGGCTTTCTCAACTGGACCTCTGCCGCTGGCCTCTCGCTCATCCTGGTGGGCATCGTGTACCTGCTGGCCGAACTGGGCCTGTGGAGCGGCCCCGACTTTAGCGGGCTGTGGCAGGCGCTGCCCATCATCGGCGGCATCCTCGTCATCCTTATGGGCTTCGGACTGCTGTCGTGGCGCTCGAAGGATGACGCTGCGCCCCAGCACGCCCCGCCGCTACCCGATGTGGACACCGACGAGGCGCCACGCAACGACCCGGCCCGCGAGCGGCTGATGCGGGCGCGCTACGAAAAGAAGCTGTTTGGCGTATGCGGCGGCCTGGCCAAGCGCTTTGGCCTCGACCCTACGCTGGTGCGCATCGCCTTCGTCATTGGCACGGTGCTGTCCTCTGGCGTGCCGTTTGTCATTGGCTACATCGCCATGGCCTACGTGATGCCGAAGGAACCGGAGCGCTCGATAGAGGAGCGGCTGCGGGCGCTGGAGAAGGAATACCGTGCGTAG
- a CDS encoding DUF58 domain-containing protein, whose product MADTALRYLDPSVIAQLGSMELRARLIVEGFITGLHRSPYHGFSVEFAEHRPYNPGDELRHIDWTVYAKTDRYYIKQYEEETNLRSYVVLDTSPSMHYQGQGPVSKLEYGAYLSGALHHLMLKQRDASGLMAFDESVHTVHPPKATPGYERRLLVALDGLVQRDAQGTRTSAAAALSEVAERITRRSLVIVITDLFETVAAHEDLLRALRHLRHRKHEVIVFHVLEAETERRLQFPDRPMRFRDVETGDEVTLQPAQIRSHYAEAVQHFADRFRRECLAHGIDFHELDTNAPFDTALLQYLNKRRRLA is encoded by the coding sequence ATGGCCGATACCGCCCTTCGCTACCTCGACCCGTCCGTCATTGCGCAGCTCGGCAGCATGGAGCTGCGTGCGCGCCTCATCGTGGAGGGGTTCATCACGGGCCTGCACCGCAGCCCCTACCACGGCTTTTCGGTCGAGTTTGCCGAGCACCGGCCGTACAACCCGGGCGACGAGCTGCGGCACATCGACTGGACGGTGTACGCCAAAACCGACCGGTACTACATCAAGCAGTACGAGGAGGAGACGAACCTGCGGAGCTACGTGGTGCTTGACACGTCGCCGTCGATGCACTACCAGGGGCAGGGGCCAGTGTCGAAGCTCGAATACGGCGCGTACCTGTCGGGCGCGCTGCACCACCTCATGCTCAAGCAGCGCGACGCCAGCGGACTGATGGCGTTCGACGAGTCGGTGCATACGGTGCATCCGCCCAAGGCCACGCCGGGCTATGAGCGCCGGCTGCTGGTGGCGCTCGATGGACTGGTGCAGCGCGATGCCCAGGGCACGCGCACCAGCGCGGCGGCCGCGCTCAGTGAAGTGGCCGAGCGCATCACGCGGCGGTCGCTCGTCATCGTCATCACCGACTTGTTTGAGACCGTGGCGGCCCACGAAGATCTGCTGCGCGCCTTGCGCCACCTACGCCACCGCAAGCACGAGGTGATCGTCTTTCACGTGCTGGAAGCCGAAACCGAGCGCCGCCTGCAATTCCCCGATCGGCCCATGCGCTTTCGCGACGTGGAAACCGGCGACGAGGTCACACTGCAGCCCGCTCAGATCCGGTCGCACTACGCCGAGGCCGTGCAGCACTTTGCCGATCGGTTTCGGCGCGAGTGCCTGGCGCACGGCATCGACTTTCATGAGCTGGACACCAACGCGCCGTTTGATACGGCGCTGCTGCAATACCTCAACAAGCGCCGCCGGTTGGCCTGA
- the ppc gene encoding phosphoenolpyruvate carboxylase, with product MSRWEGLDIEAEGTGISKPLSRQVNLLGAMLGQVTAEQMGPEMLERVERLRLLCKQAAHDDAPARRDEAAEEIAGLSRDDLTDLLHVFTTFFHLVNQAEKQEIIRINRDRARAAGPSPWPPGGNADPAAPHRPGSIDAAIADLKADGHSLDEVQALFARTDVQPTLTAHPSEARRRTVLQKQHTVARLLATLNDPGATPDEQTEALDALYTQIALLLSTDEVRAERPTVREEVEQGHYFMHRTIWDTVPQIHRDVQQALRRHYGASADVPAFLKYRSWIGSDRDGNPNVTADVTRWTFVKQRRETIEHLQEEIRALRDELSLSDRQVPVSDALRTSLSDDAEAHTLPDAQARAYRHEPYRRKLAFIDQKLDALVQALPPGTPSQAQLADLDAAYTPADLRDELSALAASLRAHGLADAGYLGRLHRVQVLVDTFGFHLAALDVRQHSGVHERAVAALLRHAGVTDDYAALDEADKQAVLTRELSNPRPLVPVDAELPDAARELLAAFRSLRAIHRLDADAVGSYIVSMTHSVSDILEPLLLFKEVGLGRISDDGFQCPVDVVPLFETIDDLDAADERMAALFTHEAYRAQLAHRNHFQEIMLGYSDSNKDGGYWMANWALHRSIDRLGQVCAAHDVDLRLFHGRGGTVGRGGGHTYQAIRALPPSVHNGRIRFTEQGEIISFRYGLPALARRHVEQLVSATVTATAGRDTQATVDADGPLAAAMDALAQRGMDAYRALIDAPERWTWYTQATPIEHISRLPIASRPVSRGSGEQSFDDLRAIPWVFAWTQTRYIVPGWFGSGAALAEAVADDATRERLQEAYRTWPFFTAVLDSAQREMARARLPIAQRYDALSDTGDAVHDAITADYEAARDAICALTGQDDLFDNSPVLKKSIRLRNPYTDVLNLLQIELLKRYRAGDDDAQAALREPLFLSINGVAAAMQSTG from the coding sequence ATGAGCCGTTGGGAAGGATTAGACATTGAAGCCGAAGGCACCGGCATCTCGAAGCCGCTCAGCCGCCAGGTAAACCTGTTGGGGGCCATGCTGGGGCAGGTAACCGCTGAGCAGATGGGTCCGGAGATGCTGGAACGCGTCGAGCGTCTGCGGCTGCTGTGCAAGCAGGCCGCGCACGACGATGCACCCGCGCGCCGCGACGAAGCTGCCGAGGAAATCGCGGGCCTGTCGCGCGACGACCTTACGGACCTGCTGCACGTCTTCACGACTTTCTTTCACCTGGTCAACCAGGCCGAGAAGCAAGAAATCATTCGGATCAACCGCGACCGGGCCCGCGCTGCCGGACCGTCGCCGTGGCCACCCGGCGGCAATGCCGATCCGGCGGCGCCGCACCGTCCCGGCTCTATTGACGCGGCCATCGCCGATCTGAAAGCCGATGGGCACTCGCTGGACGAGGTGCAAGCCCTCTTTGCCCGCACCGACGTACAGCCCACGCTCACCGCGCACCCCTCCGAGGCCCGCCGCCGCACCGTGCTCCAAAAACAGCACACCGTGGCCCGCCTGCTGGCCACCCTCAACGATCCCGGCGCCACGCCCGACGAGCAAACCGAAGCCCTCGACGCCCTCTACACCCAAATCGCGCTGCTCCTAAGCACCGACGAGGTGCGGGCCGAGCGGCCCACCGTGCGCGAAGAAGTCGAGCAGGGGCACTACTTCATGCACCGCACCATCTGGGACACCGTCCCGCAGATTCATCGCGACGTGCAGCAGGCCCTCCGGCGCCACTACGGCGCCTCGGCCGACGTGCCGGCCTTCCTCAAATACCGCTCATGGATCGGCAGTGACCGCGACGGCAACCCGAACGTAACGGCCGACGTGACGCGGTGGACGTTTGTAAAGCAGCGCCGCGAAACCATCGAACACCTCCAGGAAGAGATCCGCGCGCTGCGGGACGAACTGAGCCTCTCCGACCGGCAGGTGCCGGTCTCGGACGCACTCCGCACCTCGCTGAGCGACGACGCGGAGGCCCACACGCTTCCCGATGCGCAGGCCCGCGCCTACCGGCACGAACCCTACCGCCGGAAGCTTGCCTTCATCGATCAGAAATTGGACGCCTTGGTGCAGGCGCTGCCGCCCGGCACGCCGAGTCAGGCGCAGCTGGCGGACCTCGATGCGGCGTACACGCCGGCCGACCTCCGCGACGAGCTCTCCGCCCTCGCTGCGAGCCTCAGGGCCCACGGGCTGGCCGACGCCGGTTACCTGGGGCGCTTGCACCGGGTGCAGGTGCTGGTTGATACCTTCGGGTTTCACCTTGCCGCGCTCGATGTGCGCCAGCACAGCGGCGTGCATGAGCGGGCCGTCGCGGCGCTGCTTCGCCACGCCGGTGTGACGGACGACTACGCGGCCCTCGACGAAGCCGACAAGCAGGCCGTGCTCACCCGCGAACTGTCGAACCCGCGCCCCCTCGTTCCGGTAGATGCCGAGCTGCCCGACGCGGCCCGCGAGCTCCTGGCCGCCTTCCGCAGCCTGCGCGCCATCCACCGCCTCGATGCCGACGCCGTGGGCAGCTACATCGTGAGCATGACCCACTCGGTGAGCGACATTCTGGAGCCGCTGCTGCTCTTTAAGGAGGTGGGGCTCGGCCGCATCAGCGACGACGGGTTTCAGTGTCCGGTAGATGTGGTGCCGCTCTTTGAAACGATTGATGACCTCGACGCCGCCGACGAGCGCATGGCCGCGCTGTTCACGCACGAGGCGTACCGGGCGCAGCTGGCCCATCGCAACCACTTTCAGGAAATTATGCTGGGCTATTCCGACAGCAACAAAGACGGCGGCTACTGGATGGCCAACTGGGCGCTGCACCGCTCCATCGACCGGCTGGGACAGGTGTGCGCGGCGCACGACGTAGACCTCCGCCTCTTTCACGGGCGCGGCGGCACCGTGGGGCGCGGCGGCGGCCACACCTATCAAGCCATTCGCGCGCTGCCGCCGTCGGTGCACAACGGCCGCATCCGGTTTACCGAGCAGGGCGAGATCATCTCGTTTCGCTACGGGCTGCCGGCGCTGGCGCGGCGGCACGTAGAGCAGCTCGTTAGCGCGACCGTTACCGCCACCGCCGGGCGCGACACGCAAGCCACCGTAGACGCCGACGGACCGCTTGCGGCTGCGATGGACGCGCTGGCCCAACGCGGCATGGACGCCTACCGGGCCCTCATCGACGCGCCTGAGCGCTGGACCTGGTACACGCAGGCCACGCCCATCGAGCACATCAGCCGCCTGCCGATTGCCTCGCGGCCCGTCTCCCGCGGCAGCGGCGAGCAATCGTTCGACGACCTGCGCGCCATTCCGTGGGTGTTTGCCTGGACGCAAACGCGCTACATCGTGCCGGGCTGGTTTGGATCGGGCGCGGCCCTGGCGGAGGCGGTGGCGGACGACGCCACCCGCGAGCGCCTGCAGGAGGCCTACCGCACGTGGCCCTTCTTTACCGCCGTGCTCGATAGCGCGCAGCGGGAGATGGCCCGGGCCCGCCTGCCCATCGCACAGCGCTACGATGCCCTCAGCGACACCGGCGACGCCGTGCACGATGCCATCACCGCCGACTACGAAGCCGCCCGCGACGCCATTTGCGCGCTTACCGGCCAAGACGATTTGTTTGACAACAGCCCCGTACTGAAAAAGTCAATCCGCCTGCGCAATCCGTACACCGACGTGCTCAACCTGCTACAGATTGAACTCCTCAAGCGCTACCGTGCCGGCGACGACGATGCACAAGCAGCCCTGCGCGAACCGCTCTTTTTGAGCATCAACGGCGTAGCCGCGGCGATGCAGAGCACCGGCTGA
- a CDS encoding LemA family protein, whose translation MRSKGTLVLVALVALLGLGGCAGVSTYNDMIAAQENVKQAWANVESNYQRRADLIPNLVNTVQGAANFEQETLQRVIEARSKATSIQISADDLNDPQKLQQYQAAQQALGQSLGRLLAVSERYPQLQATGAFRDLQAQLEGTENRINVARRDYNAAVQRYNTQIRRFPANIVANLTGFEPRAPFEADPGAAQPPAVDFGS comes from the coding sequence ATGCGAAGCAAAGGAACGTTGGTGCTTGTTGCACTTGTGGCACTGTTGGGGCTCGGCGGATGTGCCGGCGTAAGCACTTATAACGACATGATTGCGGCCCAGGAGAACGTGAAACAGGCATGGGCCAATGTCGAATCGAACTACCAGCGGCGGGCCGACTTAATTCCCAACCTCGTAAACACGGTGCAGGGAGCGGCCAACTTCGAGCAAGAGACCTTGCAACGTGTCATTGAAGCCCGCTCGAAGGCCACCTCCATACAGATCAGCGCCGACGACCTGAACGATCCGCAGAAATTGCAGCAGTACCAGGCCGCGCAGCAAGCCCTCGGGCAATCGCTGGGACGGCTCCTGGCCGTTTCCGAGCGGTACCCGCAGTTGCAGGCCACCGGCGCCTTCCGCGACTTGCAGGCGCAGCTTGAGGGGACCGAAAACCGAATTAACGTGGCCCGCCGCGATTACAATGCCGCGGTGCAGCGCTACAACACGCAGATCCGGCGCTTTCCCGCCAACATCGTTGCAAACCTGACGGGCTTCGAGCCGCGGGCACCGTTTGAGGCCGATCCCGGCGCTGCCCAGCCGCCTGCCGTAGACTTCGGGAGCTGA